GGAGATGCCGACGTTGGTGACGGCGCGCAGCCAGGCCCGGGTACGCACCCGCTGGTCGGCGGGGACGGCCCCGGCGATCAGCGCGCCCCGGGCGCCGCGGCTGGCCGCGTCGGCGACCGCCATCAGCATCCCGACGACGAGGAAGGTCGGGAACGACCGGACGGCGACCAGGGCGGCGGTGAAGGCGCCGGAGGCGACCAGCGCGGCGAGCTGGATGCCGCGCGGGCCGTACCGGTCGGCGAGATAGCCCATCGGCGTGCTGGCCACCAGGCTGACCAGCGCGGTGATGGTGAGGCCGAGGCCGACCTGGGCCACGGTCAGGCCGACCGAGCGGGTCAGGAAGAGCGCGCTGACGGTCAGCCAGGTGCCCCGGCCGACGGTGTTGACCAGGGTGGAGAGGGCGAGGGTCCGGGCCGGGCCCGGTTCGGGAAGCAGGCGCACGGCGAAAGCTTAGCAAGACGTACGTACGGTTTTCTGACCCGTCCACGATTCAGCTTGTCGGCGATGCATTGCCGATATATCGTCGATGCATCAGCGACAGTACGAAGAGAAGGAGAGTCCGATGGGATTCCACGCACGGATGCACGCGATGCACGAGGCGCGGATGCGCGGCTTCGGCTTCCCCCCGTTCCCGCCCGGCCCACCGTTCCCCCCGGGACCGCACGGTCACGGCGGGCGAGGCGGCCGAGGCGGTCGCGGCCGGGGACGGCGGCCCAACGTCCGGGGCGCCGTGCTGGCCCTGCTCACCGAGCGGCCGATGCACGGCTACGAGATGATCCAGGAGATCGACTCCCGCACCGGCGGGGCCTGGCGGCCCAGCCCCGGCTCGATCTACCCCACCCTGCAACTGCTGGAGGACGAGGGCGTCATCGCCGCCACCGACGGGTCGGGCGGCGGGCGCAAGCGGTTCACCCTCACCGACCACGGGCGCGCCGAGGCCACCGAGGCGGCGCAGACCCCGCCCTGGGCGGAGTTCGCCGAAAACACGGTCAACAGCTGGCACGACATCCGGGACGCCGGCGCGCAGGCGATGAACGCGCTGCGCCAGGTGATGATGACCGGCACCGACGACCAGCGCGAACGGGCCGCCCAGGTGCTCGACGAGACCCGCCGCAAGCTCTACGCCATCCTCGCCGAATCCGAGTGAGCACCTCACCCGCGTACGCGAAAAGGGCGGCCCTCCCCCACGGGACGGCCGCCCTTTCCGACGGTGCGTCGGGACGTCAGTGCACGGTGACCCGGGGACCGGGGACCAGGTCGCGGAGCTCCTCGGGGATCTCGGCGCCCATCTCGTCGGCGATCCGCAGCGCCTCCTCGATCAGCGTCTCGACGATCTGCGCCTCCGGGACGGTCTTGACAACCTGGCCCTTGACGAAGATCTGCCCCTTGCCGTTGCCGGAGGCGACGCCGAGGTCGGCCTCGCGGGCCTCACCCGGGCCGTTCACCACGCAGCCCATCACGGCGACCCGCAGCGGCACCGGCAGCCCCTCCAGACCGGCGGTGACCTCCTCGGCCAGCTTGTAGACGTCGACCTGGGCCCGGCCGCAGGAGGGGCATGAGACGATCTCCAGGCCCCGCTCGCGCAGGCCCAGCGACTCCAGGATCGCGTTGCCGACCTTGATCTCCTCCACCGGCGGGGCCGACAACGAGACCCGGATGGTGTCGCCGATCCCCTCGGCCAGCAGCGCGCCGAAGGCGACCGCCGACTTGATGGTGCCCTGGAAGGCCGGGCCGGCCTCGGTCACGCCCAGGTGCAGCGGGTAGTCGCACTGCTCGGCGAGCTGCCGGTACGCCCGGATCATCACCACCGGGTCGTTGTGCTTGACCGAGATCTTGATGTCCCGGAAGCCGTGCTCCTCGAAGAGCGAGCACTCCCAGAGCGCCGACTCGACCAGCGCCTCGGCGGTGGCCTTGCCGTACTTGGCGAGCAGCCGCTTGTCCAGCGAGCCGGCGTTGACGCCGATCCGGATCGGCACCCCGGCGTCGCCGGCCGCCCTGGCGATCTCCTTCACCTTGTCGTCGAACTGCCGGATGTTGCCCGGGTTGACCCGGACGGCCGCGCAGCCGGCGTCGATCGCGGCGAAGACGTACTTCGGCTGGAAGTGGATGTCGGCGATCACCGGGATCTGCGACTTCTTCGCGATCGCCGGCAGCGCCTCGACGTCGTCCTGGCTGGGCACGGCGACCCGGACGATCTGGCAGCCGGAGGCGGTCAGCTCGGCGATCTGCTGGAGCGTGGCGTTGACGTCGGCGGTCAGGGTGGTGGTCATGGACTGCACCGAGACCGGCGCACCCCCACCGACCGGTACCGAGCCGACCATGATCTGGCGGCTGGCCCGACGCGGGGCGAGCGGCGGCGGCGGCACGGGGGGCATACCGAGACTGACAGCGGTCACTTCAGGCACTCACCTTGGGAAGAGCGTGATCGGGTTGACGACGTCCGCGGTGACGGTCAGCAGCGTGAACACGCCACCGATCAGGATCACCGCGTACGTGATGGGCATGAGCTTGAGGTAGTCGACGCGGCCCGGGTCCGCCCGGCCGATCCGGGCGTAGAGCCAGGAGCGGGCCCGCTCGAA
The window above is part of the Micromonospora inositola genome. Proteins encoded here:
- a CDS encoding PadR family transcriptional regulator; translation: MGFHARMHAMHEARMRGFGFPPFPPGPPFPPGPHGHGGRGGRGGRGRGRRPNVRGAVLALLTERPMHGYEMIQEIDSRTGGAWRPSPGSIYPTLQLLEDEGVIAATDGSGGGRKRFTLTDHGRAEATEAAQTPPWAEFAENTVNSWHDIRDAGAQAMNALRQVMMTGTDDQRERAAQVLDETRRKLYAILAESE
- the ispG gene encoding flavodoxin-dependent (E)-4-hydroxy-3-methylbut-2-enyl-diphosphate synthase encodes the protein MTAVSLGMPPVPPPPLAPRRASRQIMVGSVPVGGGAPVSVQSMTTTLTADVNATLQQIAELTASGCQIVRVAVPSQDDVEALPAIAKKSQIPVIADIHFQPKYVFAAIDAGCAAVRVNPGNIRQFDDKVKEIARAAGDAGVPIRIGVNAGSLDKRLLAKYGKATAEALVESALWECSLFEEHGFRDIKISVKHNDPVVMIRAYRQLAEQCDYPLHLGVTEAGPAFQGTIKSAVAFGALLAEGIGDTIRVSLSAPPVEEIKVGNAILESLGLRERGLEIVSCPSCGRAQVDVYKLAEEVTAGLEGLPVPLRVAVMGCVVNGPGEAREADLGVASGNGKGQIFVKGQVVKTVPEAQIVETLIEEALRIADEMGAEIPEELRDLVPGPRVTVH